TCTGCAGCTTGTCGCGCTAACACTAAAACTTCTTCGTCTTCCACCAAACTAGCTAAACTAAAATCAGGCACCCCCGATTGGCGAGTTCCCAAAACTTGCCCAGGACCGCGAAAACGCATATCCATTTCTGAGATGAAAAAGCCATCTTGGGACTGTTCCAACACCTTCAGCCGTTGTAGAGCATCAGCACTTCTGGTACTGCTCATTAATAAACAATAAGACTGCGCCGCACCCCGACCAACACGTCCTCGCAGTTGGTGCAGTTGCGATAAGCCAAAGCGTTCCGCATGTTCAATGAGCATAACTGTGGCATTGGGCACGTCTACCCCCACCTCCACCACGGTTGTAGAAACCAAAATTTGTGTTTCATTATCGCGGAATTTCGTAATTGCTTCGTCTTTCTCGGCTGAAGTCATGCGACCATGCAACAGTCCCACTTGAAATTCGGGGAAAACGCTTTCTTTTAACTTTTGATGCTCCTCTACCGCCGATCGCAAATCTAATTTTTCTGATTCTTCCACCAAGGGCAAAACTACATAAATTTGCCTTCCTTGGGCAATTTCTCGCCGCATCAGGTCGTAAGCTTGGGTGCGTTGTTTACCCGTTAGCATTGTCGTTTGAATCTTTTGCCTTCCTGGTGGTAACTCATCAATTTGACTCACATCCAAATCCCCGTGGACCGTTAGCGCCAGTGTCCGGGGAATGGGAGTAGCCGTCATAGTTAATACATGGGGTTGGTTTCCCTTTTGCTGTAAACGTGCCCGTTGTTCTACCCCAAACCGATGCTGTTCATCAATTACCACCAGACCCAATTGTTGAAAATTTACCGTGTCTTGAATCAAGGCATGGGTACCAACTAACAGGGGTAATTCCCCCGTTTCTAACTCCGAATGAATTTGTCGCCTTTTTGCAGTTTTAGTCGAACCAGTCAGCAATTCTACTGGTATATGCAACAGGTTAAACCAGCTAACCAACTTGCGGTAATGCTGTTCTGCCAACACTTCGGTGGGTGCCATCAACGCTGCTTGGTAGCCAGATTGAATTGCTGCTAAAATTGCAACTACTGCCACCACAGTTTTACCAGAACCCACATCGCCCTGTACCAGACGATTCATGGGTGCAGGCTTTTGCAAATCGTTGAGGATATCATTGATAACTCGCTGCTGGGCGCCTGTGAGTTTAAAAGGCAGGACTTCGTGGAATTTTTCGATGAGTTGACCTTTGGGCGCCAAAATCGCACTGGTTTGCACTGCCTTTGCTTGCTGCTGGCGTTGCAGTAAACTCAGTTGCAGATAGAAAAATTCATCAAAGACTAGGCGACGACGGGCAACTTGCAGACTGGTGCTATCTGCAGGGAAATGGATATTGGCGATCGCATCCTTCAATTCCATCAAATTATACTTCTCCCGCAAACCACTGGGTAACGGGTCTTTCAAGTGCGCCGCCCCTGGTAAAACAGCGATTACCGCCTGTCTGACTGCATTCGCCACCACACCCTCAGTCAGAGCATAAATTGGCACTATCCTACCAATCGTCAAGGAATCAATCGTGTCTCCTGGATGGGCTAAAACTTCTAACTCTGGGTTATCCAGAGTCAAGCCATATTTAGTTTCTTTCACCAAACCACAAGCCGCTAACACACTACCCACAGGGTAGCGACGTTTTAAACTTTCTTGCCAAGCGCGACTGCTAAAGCGCGAACCTGCCCAAAAGCGACTTACTTTGATTTCACCAGTATTATCCTTAAGAATCAAGTCTAAAATGGATAATTTCTGATTTTTCGGACTAGTAAAACAATTACAACGCTTCACCGTAGCGACTATTGTCACCGTCTCACCACCCTGCAACTCAGCGATACTCACTTGACGCGCATAATCAATGTGATCGCGGGGATAATAAAACAGCAGGTCACGCACCGTATACAAACCTAGACGCGCCAAATTTTCAGCTTTTCTCATACCAATTTCTGGTACATCACTGAGTTTTTGGTCATTTTTCGGCGCAAAACTCCGACTCACCTCAGCCACAATTGGCGATTTGGGATTTCCCACAGGAGATTGATATTTCTTCTCCCCCTCTCCCCCTCTCTCCCCCTCATCTCCCCCTTGCTGTAGCCAATAGAGATATCTACGAGTTTCTGCTACCAAGTGTTGTCTATCTTCCAGCCCCAGATTGGGATAATCGCCAAATTGAACCGCTAATTCTTGCCAGCGGCTGCGTTCATTTCGCGACAAAGCTGTAGGGAATTGCCCAAAAGTGAGGCTGAGGAAGGTACTAAAGGGGTATTGTTTGCCCACCAAGTCTGTAAACCCGGTTTCTGCCTCTATTGCCAAGGCTTTTTGCAATCTTATCCAATCTGGTTGCTCATTAGTCATTGGTCATTGGTTATTGGTCATTGGTTATTGGTCATTGGTCATTGGTCATTGGTCATTGGTCATTAGTCATTGGTCATTGGTCATTGGTCATTGGTTATTGGTTATTGGTTATTGGTCATTTGTAAAGAATAATTGACAAATAACTAATTTTCAAACCAACTAGCACGCCATGCAGCTTCTGCTTCGGCTGTTGATAGTTCCCGGTGCTTTTTTTCATACTCCCGTCCTAGCTTGCTTAGTTGAACCAAGAGACTGCGAATTTGCTTGCGTGCAGATGATACTGCTGGGTCAGCGAATTCAATTTCACCCAGACGCAGGTTAATAGCTGTGATCTGTGTCAGGCTAGATTCGTCTGGATCTTGATCATTTTCAATTTCAATTACTAAGTTTAATAGATTTGGTGGTCCTGGCATCACCTCGGCAGATGCTTCTGATGCAGCCGCAGCCACTTCTAAAATCCGTTCTGGTAATTTTTTGGGTAAAATCCGCGCTTTTTGTAATACAACATTAGTTTCATGGGAAAGTTTTTTCAGTGTATCTTGAATCACTGCTTCCATCTTCTGTTGCCATCTTCCCAGTTCTATCGGGTTAGATAAATCAGGATAAGAGGAGGGGTAGAGACGAGGAGGGGGTGAGAGAAAGGAAAAATTACTGTCATCCTCATCCTCATCCTCATCCTCTTCATCCTCATCCTCCTCATCCTCATCCTCATCCTCCTCCTCCTCATCTTCTTGACTGCTCAGAGAAGTCAGCAAGTTTTCAGCTGCTTGTTGCCCCAATTTGCGGATAGCTTGTTGCAATTGTTGCCGCTGATTCAATGATAAACTCAGGAAATTTTCAGGATACCCCTGGGTACACAAATGGTAACTCGCCAGAATCAACTGTTTCCGTACGGATTGTCCCAAACTGCTTAAATAAATCGTATCAGCGTTTTGCAGTTCTGAGGCGATCGCCCGGATCGCTTCTTCGAGATCTGCTATATCCTTTTCAATTCGCTCGATTGCTCTGGCCATATCTTCTAATTACTCTTTATTACCATCTGACCTGTTTATGGTACAAATGTACGTTTTTTTTTCAAATAAATATTAAGAATTTTTAACCACATTTATCTGTTGTTTGTGGTTGTGCTTTAGCGCTCTTGAATTTCAGAGCGCTATTAGCACAGCTTTCCCGTAGAGTATAGCGATTCTCAGTTAAGTGAGGTACAAAATTGTATCACGCGGTGTAAGGGCACGGCAATGCCGTGCCCCTACGGGTGTACCTTATTAGGGCGAGAAACGCTATAGCGCAACTACAGCGCAACTACCAAGCATTGTTAGCTTGGTAAACTACTAATCATTATTGTTGAAATAATTAAGCTGTCCCGCATCTAATTTGCACATCAATCAATAAAGTCCTTCAAAAGTCAAAAGTCCAGAGTCCCGACTCACCTTGACTCTTGACAAACCTCATGAGTAACTATGCAATTTAAAAGCGTAACAGCTGATGAATCAATCACGCATATTAATCACTAATGACTAATGACTAATAACTAAATTAGTTTATGCCCATTTGTGCAGCCACTTCTTCAGCAAAATTACTTTCTTGCTTTTCAATGCCTTCACCAAGCACAAAGCGGACGAAGCGTACAACTTGAATTTCTTCGCCTACTTTACCCTGAACTTGCTTCACCAAATCTTCCACAGCAATACTTTGATCGCGAATGTAAGGTTGATCGAGCAAAGTGAATTCTTTCAGGCGTTTTTCAATCCGTCCCTGAACGATTTTTTCTTTGATGTTATCTGGCTTCTTCTCCAAATCATCCCGCCCCATTTCCACATCTTTTTCCCTTTGGGCAACTTCAGGAGGGATTTGGTCTATGCTGACATACTCAACATTAGGGCAAGCTGCAACCTGCATCGCAGCATTTCGTGCCAAAGCTTTGAACTCTTCATTAGCAGCGGCTGACCCAGTTTGAGACTTCAATTCTACCAAAACACCGACACGACCGCCAGTGTGAATGTAGCTGTCTACCGCACCATAGGAGCCTTCTGATATTCTAAAATTGATAAAGCGACGCACCTGAATATTTTCACCAAGGGTGGTAATAGTTTGGGTGATGAATTCTTGTACAGTGATGGTGGTATTTTCAATATAGGGTTGAGCCAGTAAAGATTCAACACTATCAGCATTGGCTGCTTGCTGGGCTAAGTTTTTAACTAAGGCTTTAAAAGCTTCGTTACGGGCAACAAAATCGGTTTGGCAGTTAACTTCTATGAGTACACCCACGCGGCCTTCCGGCTGAATGTAGGTATCCACTAGACCTTCTGCTGCAACGCGATCGCTTTTTTTACCCGCCGTAGCTATTCCCTTTTGTCGCAGCCAATCTATGGCTTTTTCGATATCACCTTCAGTTTCTTTTAGCGCCTTTTTGCAGTCCATCATACCAGCACCGCTTTTTTGGCGTAGCTCTTGGACTAGTTTTGCAGATATTTCCGACATGTTGCCTCAATTCCTCGTTGACATCGAGTTTTAATCGCTCACCAAAGTAAATTTCACCAGTTCTCAGTTTTGAGTACTGAGTTTTTAATGTTCAATCATGAGTTTTAGTCTGCAACTCACAACTGGCAAATTAAAAATCAGGACTCAACACTAATCTAAACTGCTGAGTATTTCTATCTTACTCAGCACTCCGCACTATTATTCTTCGTCGTCGTCAGGAATCACTGAGTCAGAATATTCACTGTCGTCGTACTCTTCGTCGTACTCACTCATTTCCGAATCATCATCATCATCCACTTCCAGCTGACCGTGACGACCTTCGTAGATGGCGTCTGCCAATTTGCCAACTATCAGCTTAATCGACCTGATGGCGTCGTCGTTGGCTGGGATAGGAATATCTACTACATCCGGGTCGCAGTTGGTATCCAACATCGACACAATGGGAATTGACAGCTTTTGGCATTCTTGAACGGCGTTATATTCCCGGCGTTGGTCTACAATTACCACTACATCGGGTATTTTGCGTAAGGTTTTAATCCCGCCCAAGTATTTCTGCAGCTTCGCCATTTCCCGACGCAGCATTGAGGCTTCTTTTTTGGGTAATAAATCCAGCGCCCCGGTTTCTTCGCGACGTTCCAAATCTTTGAGGCGGTCTACCCTGGTTTTAATGGTTGTCCAGTTCGTTAGCATTCCACCCAACCAACGCTGGTTAATGTAATGAGAACCACAACGCCTAGCTTCTTGGGCAATAATTCCCGCTGCTTGGCGCTTGGTGCCGACAAACAGGAACTTTTTACCTTGTTCTGCTTGTGTACGCATGTAGCTATAAGCATCTTCCATCAACTGGGCTGTTTGCACCAAGTCGATGATATGTACACCATTGCGAGAGGTGTAGATATAAGGAGACATTTTTGGATTCCAACGGCGGGTCTGATGCCCAAAGTGAACCCCAGACTCCATCATTTGAGCCAACGAAACTACTGGCATAATTTATTTTACTCCGATTCGGGTTAAACCTCCACCCAGATGTATCTCCCAAAATAGGAAACACCCGAATGCCTGGATGTGCGAGATTATTGAACTTTCCTAGGTTAGCACATTTGCGAAAGTTAGGAGTCAGGAGTTAGGAGTAATGTGATTTGTGTCATGCTCCAGCGCTAGATATGGGGGGTCAACGCTTAATCGTTAAGTTCTAACAAACCGGGGGGTGGTGTAATTTCAATCCGACTACTTTGTAAGTCAACCACGGGTGCGATCGCTTCTACAAATGGAATCAAAACAGTCTTTTGTTTTTTGTCGCCAGCAAATCCGGGGTGTAATTTGACTTCCAATAAATCATTACCTGCTGGAATTATATCAACCACTGTACCCACAAGTTCGCCAGATGCTTGTAGATAGACGAATAAGCCAATTAAATCGGGGACGTAATATTCACCTTCTGCTAATTCCGGGCGATCGCTAGCTGGTATCATGATTTCACAACCGCGCAACTCTTCGGCTTGGTTGCAATTTTCGACCCCAGCTAATTTGATCACATACAAATTTTTGCCTTCAATGTAACGTCCTGCCAATAATTCTATCGGTTGTGGTGTCGTCTGCCCAGGACGCAATAACCAGCGTGTTCCTGATACCTCAAACCGTTCGGGGAAATCGGTGTTGGGATAAACCCGCACTTCCCCGGATAGTCCTTGCGGTGCGACAATTTTACCAATTTTTAGCCAGTCATTTGTCATTTGTCATTTGTCATTTGTCATTTGTCATTGGTCATTTGTCATTGGTCATTGGTCATTTGTCATTGGTCATTGGTCATTGGTCATTTGTCATTGGTCATTTGTCATTTGTCATTGGTCATTGGTCATTGGTCATTACTCATTACTCATTACTCATTACTCATTACTCATTACTCATTACTCATTACTCATTACTCATTACTCATTACTCATTACTCATTACTCATTACTCTTTGTCATTGGTCATTTGTCATTGGTCATTTGTCATTATTTTTGACTTTTGACTCTTGACTCTTGACTCTTGACTTTTGCCTGATAAACTTGTTGAGCTACCTTAGCAAGACGCTGCATTCCGGTGACGATTTCTTGGTCACTGCCGGTGAGGCTGATGCGTAAACATTGGTGTTTGTGTGACCATTCTTCTTTTAAGCCGGGGAAGAAGGTACTACCAGGTACAACAATTACACCTACTTTCTTCAGTTCTTGGTAAAATTCCCAGTCTGTAATTGGTAGATCCTGTAACCATAACCAAGCAAAGATAGCACCTTCACCGCGATGGAGGAACCAAGGTAAATCCTTGGGCATTGACGCTTCTAATGTATTTTCCAATACTGCAAACTTCTTCTGGTAAAATGGACGAATGACATTTTCCGCGATGTCGCCAATGGCGCCAGAACTAATTGCACGAGCTGCGATCGCTTGTCCGTAGCGTGAGGGATGAATACACAAGTTTGTCTGGAATGACTCTAGCACTTGAATAATTTTTTCATTGCCAATGGCAACACCGATGCGTTCCCCTGGTAAGCCGACTTTGGATAAACTCATACAGTGGAGGATGTTCTCTCCAAACACTGGTGTCATTTCTGTAAAGTTCAACGCTGGGTAAGGCGGCGCATAAGCTGAGTCTATGAATACTGGTACATCATAAGGTGCAGCTATTGCGGCTATTTTTTTCACCTCTTCATCGGTGAGGACGTTACCTGTGGGGTTACAAGGACGAGAGAAGATCACGCAACCTGTGTTTTCGTTGATCGATAGTTGGCTGAAGTCAGGTCGATATTTAAACCTGTGTGCAGTTTCGTCAATATCGAGAGTTGGTTTGTAGGCGATTAAAGCTTCGGGAACCAAGCTAACACCACCATAACCTGTGTAATCGGGACTGAGGGGTAAAACAATTTGTTTGAGTTCGCCGCTACTAGTGTAACCGCCAAAGGAGTTGGCTGCATAGAAGTAGAGGCTTTGACTACCGGGGGTAATAAGAATATTGCTGTTTGTTAAGTTTAACCCATAGCGGCGATTAAAATCATTGGCGATCGCTTCAATTAATGGCGCATAACCTTGACTGGAACCGTAGCGACAAACCACTTCACCATATTCTGAGCTAGCGAGCAATTCAGCCGTACAATCGCGCCATAATTGCTCGACTTCTGGTAAAATCAGCGGATTTCCAGCACTCAAATTATTTAATTCCTGCCCAGCACCAGCGCGTAAAGTTTCGTTAATATCCTTCATAATCGCTCGCACGCCAGTCAGGTTGGACATTTGAGCGCCGATTTTCGTAAGGGCAGGAGTCATAGGCTGATACAAAGTAAATTAATCTAGAGGTGGATAAATTATTGTGCGGGGGGTTGCTGCTGGCACAAGGTTGACATCGTGAGCCTAGCAACTATAGCCGCCCTTAACCAATCTAACTAGAGAATGGTATTTTCACAAAGCAACAATAATCTTAATAGCAGTTCTCGTGCTGATAAAGTAGCACAAAGTGATCCAAAAGTGTGCGGGAAAACTGCTAAATATCCATACTCAAAAGCGATAGGAGATGAGGGGATATCTACGACGGGCTACGTCTACCCACTCAGAGAAGCTATGGCGCAGGCTTTACGCTCTGCGTGTCGTAGACAGAGGCTACACGAACGCCCGAAGCAGTTCTGGCGGAAATTTTACAATGGATAAATTAGAAAAATATCGTATGATCTATTGTTTCTTTTTTAGGGCAAAACCTCAAACGATTGATTTCCAGACAATCGATAAATATAAAAATCTCGATCAAGGGTGAATATTTGTCTTTGATTAAGCACTTCAGCCATAGCTACCAGAGAAGCATCTGCTAAATCCATTGGAACATCTCGATATTGCTCCATTAAAGTTTCCATTCTGGTTAGTTCATCTGAAGTATGATGATATATGACTAATATTTCATCAGCTACATAACCCCATAATTCTTGTTGTGCTAACCAACTCCCATATCGACCCAATAAATACATAGCCTCGGTAAAACAAGCACATGTAGTGATGAGGGGGGCTGACAGTGATGGTAAAATTTCAACGCAGCGTTGATGATTGTTATCACCTTGATTGATTAGGGCAATTAGGGGAGAAGCATCGCAAAAGGTCATTGATTCAATGTGGATGAGTCTTTAGTGTCTAAAAGTTCTGTAAAGGCTTCTCCTAGTCGCTCAGATAAGTCTGATGGCTGAAAATTGACTCTTCCAATTCT
The Gloeotrichia echinulata CP02 DNA segment above includes these coding regions:
- the tsf gene encoding translation elongation factor Ts, translated to MSEISAKLVQELRQKSGAGMMDCKKALKETEGDIEKAIDWLRQKGIATAGKKSDRVAAEGLVDTYIQPEGRVGVLIEVNCQTDFVARNEAFKALVKNLAQQAANADSVESLLAQPYIENTTITVQEFITQTITTLGENIQVRRFINFRISEGSYGAVDSYIHTGGRVGVLVELKSQTGSAAANEEFKALARNAAMQVAACPNVEYVSIDQIPPEVAQREKDVEMGRDDLEKKPDNIKEKIVQGRIEKRLKEFTLLDQPYIRDQSIAVEDLVKQVQGKVGEEIQVVRFVRFVLGEGIEKQESNFAEEVAAQMGIN
- the rimM gene encoding ribosome maturation factor RimM (Essential for efficient processing of 16S rRNA), which encodes MTNDWLKIGKIVAPQGLSGEVRVYPNTDFPERFEVSGTRWLLRPGQTTPQPIELLAGRYIEGKNLYVIKLAGVENCNQAEELRGCEIMIPASDRPELAEGEYYVPDLIGLFVYLQASGELVGTVVDIIPAGNDLLEVKLHPGFAGDKKQKTVLIPFVEAIAPVVDLQSSRIEITPPPGLLELND
- the recG gene encoding ATP-dependent DNA helicase RecG, whose product is MTNEQPDWIRLQKALAIEAETGFTDLVGKQYPFSTFLSLTFGQFPTALSRNERSRWQELAVQFGDYPNLGLEDRQHLVAETRRYLYWLQQGGDEGERGGEGEKKYQSPVGNPKSPIVAEVSRSFAPKNDQKLSDVPEIGMRKAENLARLGLYTVRDLLFYYPRDHIDYARQVSIAELQGGETVTIVATVKRCNCFTSPKNQKLSILDLILKDNTGEIKVSRFWAGSRFSSRAWQESLKRRYPVGSVLAACGLVKETKYGLTLDNPELEVLAHPGDTIDSLTIGRIVPIYALTEGVVANAVRQAVIAVLPGAAHLKDPLPSGLREKYNLMELKDAIANIHFPADSTSLQVARRRLVFDEFFYLQLSLLQRQQQAKAVQTSAILAPKGQLIEKFHEVLPFKLTGAQQRVINDILNDLQKPAPMNRLVQGDVGSGKTVVAVVAILAAIQSGYQAALMAPTEVLAEQHYRKLVSWFNLLHIPVELLTGSTKTAKRRQIHSELETGELPLLVGTHALIQDTVNFQQLGLVVIDEQHRFGVEQRARLQQKGNQPHVLTMTATPIPRTLALTVHGDLDVSQIDELPPGRQKIQTTMLTGKQRTQAYDLMRREIAQGRQIYVVLPLVEESEKLDLRSAVEEHQKLKESVFPEFQVGLLHGRMTSAEKDEAITKFRDNETQILVSTTVVEVGVDVPNATVMLIEHAERFGLSQLHQLRGRVGRGAAQSYCLLMSSTRSADALQRLKVLEQSQDGFFISEMDMRFRGPGQVLGTRQSGVPDFSLASLVEDEEVLVLARQAAEKVIEMDVTLERWYLMKEELKYRYERLMGGAIMT
- a CDS encoding nucleic acid-binding protein, encoding MTFCDASPLIALINQGDNNHQRCVEILPSLSAPLITTCACFTEAMYLLGRYGSWLAQQELWGYVADEILVIYHHTSDELTRMETLMEQYRDVPMDLADASLVAMAEVLNQRQIFTLDRDFYIYRLSGNQSFEVLP
- a CDS encoding valine--pyruvate transaminase — encoded protein: MTPALTKIGAQMSNLTGVRAIMKDINETLRAGAGQELNNLSAGNPLILPEVEQLWRDCTAELLASSEYGEVVCRYGSSQGYAPLIEAIANDFNRRYGLNLTNSNILITPGSQSLYFYAANSFGGYTSSGELKQIVLPLSPDYTGYGGVSLVPEALIAYKPTLDIDETAHRFKYRPDFSQLSINENTGCVIFSRPCNPTGNVLTDEEVKKIAAIAAPYDVPVFIDSAYAPPYPALNFTEMTPVFGENILHCMSLSKVGLPGERIGVAIGNEKIIQVLESFQTNLCIHPSRYGQAIAARAISSGAIGDIAENVIRPFYQKKFAVLENTLEASMPKDLPWFLHRGEGAIFAWLWLQDLPITDWEFYQELKKVGVIVVPGSTFFPGLKEEWSHKHQCLRISLTGSDQEIVTGMQRLAKVAQQVYQAKVKSQESRVKSQK
- the rpsB gene encoding 30S ribosomal protein S2, which produces MPVVSLAQMMESGVHFGHQTRRWNPKMSPYIYTSRNGVHIIDLVQTAQLMEDAYSYMRTQAEQGKKFLFVGTKRQAAGIIAQEARRCGSHYINQRWLGGMLTNWTTIKTRVDRLKDLERREETGALDLLPKKEASMLRREMAKLQKYLGGIKTLRKIPDVVVIVDQRREYNAVQECQKLSIPIVSMLDTNCDPDVVDIPIPANDDAIRSIKLIVGKLADAIYEGRHGQLEVDDDDDSEMSEYDEEYDDSEYSDSVIPDDDEE